A genomic window from Chrysoperla carnea chromosome 3, inChrCarn1.1, whole genome shotgun sequence includes:
- the LOC123295238 gene encoding pre-mRNA-splicing factor ATP-dependent RNA helicase PRP16 isoform X1, with translation MNPDEDESVHRLEGISNQKGGLIIKKKQPTFKVPQPSLLGLDKLAAQRRKERELENARKISFSNKDDDDSSSSSDSSGDEKLQESEKKSKRNYRLTYNETPTYTGGISKEAKDRLLDRLAKNREKGVYASTKDKREKRRDEYERNRHHDRYRERDRYYERNGGDSNRSESRTPRFKDEPQTPNLNVKETVSKSTWDEDDVGDYHRSRSSWDFPTPSVYKNSDDWSERARGKSEPKSERSERSHRSYKTSIKKEPKSYKSSSRKGKIVDDTPRPTPVHRYNVWAKDRKKTGATPSVGNENVKWKSDEDKELWEEEQQRLDREWYNIDEGYDEENNPFSTISEEYTKKKEEQLEQRKKKRISAQQRQINKDNELWERNRMLTSGVVHTVDVNEDFDEESVDRVHLLVHNIVPPFLDGRIVFTKQPEPVIPVKDPTSDMALVSRKGSALVRAYREQKERRKAQKKHWELGGTTIGNIMGIKKKEDEPDAKMNVEEDTADYKADHKFADHMRGDVAVASDFAKKKSFEQQRRYLPAFAVRQELLNVIRENSVVIIVGETGSGKTTQLTQYLHEDGYTKYGMIGCTQPRRVAAMSVAKRVSDEMHTRLGDEVGYAIRFEDCTSEKTVIKYMTDGILLRESLREPDLDHYSAIIMDEAHERSLNTDVLFGLLREVVARRHDLKLIVTSATMDSSKFSMFFGNVPTFTIPGRTFPVEVMYSKNPVEDYVDAAVKQAIQIHLQPLSGDMLIFMPGQEDIEVTCEVLAERLSEIDTAPQLTILPIYSQLPSDLQAKIFQRSPEGSRKCVVATNIAETSLTVDGIIFVIDSGYCKLKVYNPRIGMDALQIYPISQANAGQRSGRAGRTGPGIAYRLYTRRQYQDELLAATVPEIQRTNLANTVLLLKSLGVRHLLQFHFMDPPPQDNILNSLYQLWILGALDNTGELTPLGKQMAEFPLDPPQCQMLIVSNQMGCTNEILIIVSMLSVPSIFYRPKGREEEADGVREKFQVPESDHLTYLNVYNQWKMNSYSANWCNEHFIHIKAMRKVREVRQQLKDILVQQKMEVTSCGTEWDIVRKCICSAYFHQAARLKGIGEYVNLRTGMPCHLHPTSALFGLGNTPDYVVYHELVMTAREYMQCVTSVDGHWLAELGPMFFSVKETGRSGLAKRKQAAEHLQEMESQMEDAQKAIKARKEEEERKEAALSKGQEILTPGTTPRRTPARFGL, from the exons ATGAATCCTGATGAAGATGAAAGTGTTCATAGATTAGAGGGTATAAGTAACCAAAAAGGtggtttaattattaagaaGAAACAACCAACATTTAAGGTACCACAACCATCATTATTGGGCTTAGATAAACTAGCTGCTCAACGTCGTAAAGAACGTGAATTAGAAAATGctagaaaaatatcattttcaaacaAAGATGATGATGATTCATCATCTTCGTCTGATAGCTCCGGTGATGAAAAATTACAAGAATCAGAAAAGAAATCGAAACGGAATTATCGTTTAACATACAATGAAACTCCAACCTACACGGGTGGAATAAGTAAAGAAGCTAAAGATCGTCTGCTAGATCGTTTAGCCAAAAATCGTGAAAAAGGTGTTTATGCAAGTACAAAAGATAAACGTGAAAAACGTCGAGATGAATACGAACGAAATCGACATCACGATCGATACAGAGAACGTGATCGATATTATGAACGAAATGGTGGTGATTCGAATCGTAGTGAATCGAGAACACCTCGTTTTAAGGATGAACCACAAACACCGAATTTAAATGTGAAAGAAACAGTCTCTAAATCAACTTGGGACGAAGACGATGTGGGAGATTATCATAGATCTCGATCATCGTGGGATTTTCCTACTCCATCCGTTTACAAAAATTCTGATGATTGGTCAGAAAGAGCGCGTGGTAAAAGCGAACCAAAATCTGAGAGATCAGAAAGATCACATAGGTCTTACAAAAcatcaattaaaaaagaacCAAAATCTTACAAATCTTCAAGTCGTAAAGGAAAAATTGTTGACGATACACCACGACCTACACCTGTTCATCGCTATAATGTTTGGGCAAAAGATCGTAAAAAAACGGGTGCTACACCATCAGTTGgcaatgaaaatgtaaaatggaAATCGGATGAAGACAAAGAATTATGGGAAGAAGAGCAACAACGTTTAGATCGAGAAtg GTATAACATCGATGAAGGTTACGATGAAGAAAATAACCCATTTTCTACAATTAGCGAAGAATACACAAAGAAAAAAGAAGAACAACTAGAACAACGTAAAAAGAAACGAATATCAGCACAACAGAGACAAATTAACAAGGATAATGAATTATGGGAAAGAAATCGAATGTTAACGTCTGGAGTTGTACACACAGTTGATGTAAACGAAGATTTCGATGAAGAGAGTGTAGATCGTGTCCATTTGCTTGTACATAATATTGTTCCACCATTTCTTGATGGTCGAATAGTATTTACAAAACAACCAGAACCTGTAATTCCAGTCAAAGATCCAACATCAGATATGGCATTAGTATCACGTAAAGGTTCAGCTTTAGTTCGTGCCTATCGTGAGCAAAAAGAACGTAGGAAAGCGCAAAAGAAACATTGGGAGCTAGGCGGTACAACGATCGGAAATATAATGGGTATTAAAAAGAAAGAAGATGAACCTGACGCCAAAATGAATGTAGAAGAGGATACAGCTGATTATAAAGCGGATCATAAGTTTGCAGATCATATGCGTGGAGACGTTGCAGTTGCAAGTGATTTTGCAAAGAAAAAGTCTTTTGAACAACAACGTCGATATTTACCAGCGTTCGCAGTACGTCAAGAATTGTTAAATGTTATACGGGAGAATTCTGTAGTCATAATTGTAGGTGAAACTGGAAGCGGGAAAACAACACAATTAACACAGTACTTACATGAAGATGGTTATACGAAATATGGAATGATTGGATGTACGCAACCGCGTCGGGTCGCTGCTATGTCGGTCGCGAAACGTGTTAGTGATGAAATGCATACACGTTTAGGTGATGAAGTAGGTTACGCAATTCGTTTTGAGGATTGTACTTCTGAAAAAACTGTTATTAAATACATGACTGATGGTATTTTATTACGAGAATCCTTACGAGAGCCTGATTTGGATCATTATTCAGCAATTATTATGGACGAAGCTCACGAACGGTCTTTAAATACTGACGTACTATTTGGATTGTTACGTGAAGTTGTTGCCCGAAGgcatgatttaaaattaattgtaacatCAGCTACCATGGATTCtagtaaattttcaatgttttttggTAATGTTCCAACTTTTACTATTCCTGGTCGTACATTCCCTGTAGAGGTTATGTATAGTAAAAATCCTGTTGAAGATTATGTCGATGCAGCTGTTAAACAAGCAATACAGATTCATTTACAACCATTATCAGGTGATATGTTGATATTTATGCCGGGTCAGGAAGATATTGAAGTTACTTGTGAAGTTTTAGCGGAACGTTTATCAGAAATCGACACTGCTCCACAATTAACAATTTTACCAATTTATTCTCAATTGCCATCCGATTTACAAGCGAAAATATTCCAAAGGTCACCAGAAGGTTCACGGAAATGTGTGGTTGCTACAAATATTGCAGAAACTTCCTTAACAGTTGATG GTATTATATTTGTGATCGACTCGGGATATTGTAAACTGAAAGTTTACAATCCACGAATTGGTATGGATGCCTTACAAATTTACCCTATAAGTCAAGCAAATGCAGGCCAACGAAGTGGTAGAGCAGGGCGAACCGGTCCTGGTATTGCATATCGTTTGTACACTCGACGACAATATCAAGACGAATTATTAGCTGCAACGGTACCAGAAATTCAACGAACAAATCTAGCAAATACTGTcctattattaaaatctttagGTGTACGCCAtcttttacaatttcatttcatGGATCCTCCACCacaagataatattttaaattcattgtatCAATTATGGATCTTAGGTGCATTAGATAACACCGGAGAATTAACGCCATTAGGTAAACAAATGGCTGAGTTCCCATTGGATCCACCTCAATGTCAAATGTTAATTGTTAGCAATCAAATGGGTTgtacaaatgaaatattaattattgtctcAATGTTATCGGTCCCATCGATATTTTATCGCCCCAAAGGGCGTGAAGAAGAGGCTGATGGTGTTcgtgaaaaatttcaagtacCTGAAAGTGATcatttaacttatttaaatgtttataatcaaTGGAAAATGAATAGTTATTCAGCGAATTGGTGTAatgaacattttatacatataaaagcaATGCGAAAAGTTCGTGAAGTTCGCCAACAATTGAAAGATATACTTGTTCAACAAAAAATGGAAGTCACTTCTTGCGGTACTGAATGGGATATTGTTAGAAAATGTATCTGTTCAGCATATTTCCATCAAGCAGCTCGATTGAAAGGAATTGGTGAATACGTTAATTTGCGTACTGGAATGCCATGTCATTTACATCCAACTTCTGCGTTATTTGGTTTAG gtAATACCCCAGATTATGTGGTGTATCATGAACTAGTAATGACAGCACGTGAATACATGCAATGTGTAACATCCGTGGATGGTCATTGGTTAGCTGAATTGGGTCCTATGTTTTTCTCTGTGAAAGAAACCGGACGTTCTGGACTCGCCAAACGTAAACAAGCTGCTGAACATTTACAAGAAATGGAATCACAAATGGAAGACGCACAAAAAGCAATCAAAGCGCGTAAAGAAGAAGAAGAGCGGAAAGAAGCTGCTTTGAGTAAGGGACAAGAGATTTTAACACCTGGAACAACTCCACGACGTACACCAGCAAGATTTggtttataa
- the LOC123295238 gene encoding pre-mRNA-splicing factor ATP-dependent RNA helicase PRP16 isoform X3: MNPDEDESVHRLEGISNQKGGLIIKKKQPTFKVPQPSLLGLDKLAAQRRKERELENARKISFSNKDDDDSSSSSDSSGDEKLQESEKKSKRNYRLTYNETPTYTGGISKEAKDRLLDRLAKNREKGVYASTKDKREKRRDEYERNRHHDRYRERDRYYERNGGDSNRSESRTPRFKDEPQTPNLNVKETVSKSTWDEDDVGDYHRSRSSWDFPTPSVYKNSDDWSERARKIVDDTPRPTPVHRYNVWAKDRKKTGATPSVGNENVKWKSDEDKELWEEEQQRLDREWYNIDEGYDEENNPFSTISEEYTKKKEEQLEQRKKKRISAQQRQINKDNELWERNRMLTSGVVHTVDVNEDFDEESVDRVHLLVHNIVPPFLDGRIVFTKQPEPVIPVKDPTSDMALVSRKGSALVRAYREQKERRKAQKKHWELGGTTIGNIMGIKKKEDEPDAKMNVEEDTADYKADHKFADHMRGDVAVASDFAKKKSFEQQRRYLPAFAVRQELLNVIRENSVVIIVGETGSGKTTQLTQYLHEDGYTKYGMIGCTQPRRVAAMSVAKRVSDEMHTRLGDEVGYAIRFEDCTSEKTVIKYMTDGILLRESLREPDLDHYSAIIMDEAHERSLNTDVLFGLLREVVARRHDLKLIVTSATMDSSKFSMFFGNVPTFTIPGRTFPVEVMYSKNPVEDYVDAAVKQAIQIHLQPLSGDMLIFMPGQEDIEVTCEVLAERLSEIDTAPQLTILPIYSQLPSDLQAKIFQRSPEGSRKCVVATNIAETSLTVDGIIFVIDSGYCKLKVYNPRIGMDALQIYPISQANAGQRSGRAGRTGPGIAYRLYTRRQYQDELLAATVPEIQRTNLANTVLLLKSLGVRHLLQFHFMDPPPQDNILNSLYQLWILGALDNTGELTPLGKQMAEFPLDPPQCQMLIVSNQMGCTNEILIIVSMLSVPSIFYRPKGREEEADGVREKFQVPESDHLTYLNVYNQWKMNSYSANWCNEHFIHIKAMRKVREVRQQLKDILVQQKMEVTSCGTEWDIVRKCICSAYFHQAARLKGIGEYVNLRTGMPCHLHPTSALFGLGNTPDYVVYHELVMTAREYMQCVTSVDGHWLAELGPMFFSVKETGRSGLAKRKQAAEHLQEMESQMEDAQKAIKARKEEEERKEAALSKGQEILTPGTTPRRTPARFGL; encoded by the exons ATGAATCCTGATGAAGATGAAAGTGTTCATAGATTAGAGGGTATAAGTAACCAAAAAGGtggtttaattattaagaaGAAACAACCAACATTTAAGGTACCACAACCATCATTATTGGGCTTAGATAAACTAGCTGCTCAACGTCGTAAAGAACGTGAATTAGAAAATGctagaaaaatatcattttcaaacaAAGATGATGATGATTCATCATCTTCGTCTGATAGCTCCGGTGATGAAAAATTACAAGAATCAGAAAAGAAATCGAAACGGAATTATCGTTTAACATACAATGAAACTCCAACCTACACGGGTGGAATAAGTAAAGAAGCTAAAGATCGTCTGCTAGATCGTTTAGCCAAAAATCGTGAAAAAGGTGTTTATGCAAGTACAAAAGATAAACGTGAAAAACGTCGAGATGAATACGAACGAAATCGACATCACGATCGATACAGAGAACGTGATCGATATTATGAACGAAATGGTGGTGATTCGAATCGTAGTGAATCGAGAACACCTCGTTTTAAGGATGAACCACAAACACCGAATTTAAATGTGAAAGAAACAGTCTCTAAATCAACTTGGGACGAAGACGATGTGGGAGATTATCATAGATCTCGATCATCGTGGGATTTTCCTACTCCATCCGTTTACAAAAATTCTGATGATTGGTCAGAAAGAGCGC GAAAAATTGTTGACGATACACCACGACCTACACCTGTTCATCGCTATAATGTTTGGGCAAAAGATCGTAAAAAAACGGGTGCTACACCATCAGTTGgcaatgaaaatgtaaaatggaAATCGGATGAAGACAAAGAATTATGGGAAGAAGAGCAACAACGTTTAGATCGAGAAtg GTATAACATCGATGAAGGTTACGATGAAGAAAATAACCCATTTTCTACAATTAGCGAAGAATACACAAAGAAAAAAGAAGAACAACTAGAACAACGTAAAAAGAAACGAATATCAGCACAACAGAGACAAATTAACAAGGATAATGAATTATGGGAAAGAAATCGAATGTTAACGTCTGGAGTTGTACACACAGTTGATGTAAACGAAGATTTCGATGAAGAGAGTGTAGATCGTGTCCATTTGCTTGTACATAATATTGTTCCACCATTTCTTGATGGTCGAATAGTATTTACAAAACAACCAGAACCTGTAATTCCAGTCAAAGATCCAACATCAGATATGGCATTAGTATCACGTAAAGGTTCAGCTTTAGTTCGTGCCTATCGTGAGCAAAAAGAACGTAGGAAAGCGCAAAAGAAACATTGGGAGCTAGGCGGTACAACGATCGGAAATATAATGGGTATTAAAAAGAAAGAAGATGAACCTGACGCCAAAATGAATGTAGAAGAGGATACAGCTGATTATAAAGCGGATCATAAGTTTGCAGATCATATGCGTGGAGACGTTGCAGTTGCAAGTGATTTTGCAAAGAAAAAGTCTTTTGAACAACAACGTCGATATTTACCAGCGTTCGCAGTACGTCAAGAATTGTTAAATGTTATACGGGAGAATTCTGTAGTCATAATTGTAGGTGAAACTGGAAGCGGGAAAACAACACAATTAACACAGTACTTACATGAAGATGGTTATACGAAATATGGAATGATTGGATGTACGCAACCGCGTCGGGTCGCTGCTATGTCGGTCGCGAAACGTGTTAGTGATGAAATGCATACACGTTTAGGTGATGAAGTAGGTTACGCAATTCGTTTTGAGGATTGTACTTCTGAAAAAACTGTTATTAAATACATGACTGATGGTATTTTATTACGAGAATCCTTACGAGAGCCTGATTTGGATCATTATTCAGCAATTATTATGGACGAAGCTCACGAACGGTCTTTAAATACTGACGTACTATTTGGATTGTTACGTGAAGTTGTTGCCCGAAGgcatgatttaaaattaattgtaacatCAGCTACCATGGATTCtagtaaattttcaatgttttttggTAATGTTCCAACTTTTACTATTCCTGGTCGTACATTCCCTGTAGAGGTTATGTATAGTAAAAATCCTGTTGAAGATTATGTCGATGCAGCTGTTAAACAAGCAATACAGATTCATTTACAACCATTATCAGGTGATATGTTGATATTTATGCCGGGTCAGGAAGATATTGAAGTTACTTGTGAAGTTTTAGCGGAACGTTTATCAGAAATCGACACTGCTCCACAATTAACAATTTTACCAATTTATTCTCAATTGCCATCCGATTTACAAGCGAAAATATTCCAAAGGTCACCAGAAGGTTCACGGAAATGTGTGGTTGCTACAAATATTGCAGAAACTTCCTTAACAGTTGATG GTATTATATTTGTGATCGACTCGGGATATTGTAAACTGAAAGTTTACAATCCACGAATTGGTATGGATGCCTTACAAATTTACCCTATAAGTCAAGCAAATGCAGGCCAACGAAGTGGTAGAGCAGGGCGAACCGGTCCTGGTATTGCATATCGTTTGTACACTCGACGACAATATCAAGACGAATTATTAGCTGCAACGGTACCAGAAATTCAACGAACAAATCTAGCAAATACTGTcctattattaaaatctttagGTGTACGCCAtcttttacaatttcatttcatGGATCCTCCACCacaagataatattttaaattcattgtatCAATTATGGATCTTAGGTGCATTAGATAACACCGGAGAATTAACGCCATTAGGTAAACAAATGGCTGAGTTCCCATTGGATCCACCTCAATGTCAAATGTTAATTGTTAGCAATCAAATGGGTTgtacaaatgaaatattaattattgtctcAATGTTATCGGTCCCATCGATATTTTATCGCCCCAAAGGGCGTGAAGAAGAGGCTGATGGTGTTcgtgaaaaatttcaagtacCTGAAAGTGATcatttaacttatttaaatgtttataatcaaTGGAAAATGAATAGTTATTCAGCGAATTGGTGTAatgaacattttatacatataaaagcaATGCGAAAAGTTCGTGAAGTTCGCCAACAATTGAAAGATATACTTGTTCAACAAAAAATGGAAGTCACTTCTTGCGGTACTGAATGGGATATTGTTAGAAAATGTATCTGTTCAGCATATTTCCATCAAGCAGCTCGATTGAAAGGAATTGGTGAATACGTTAATTTGCGTACTGGAATGCCATGTCATTTACATCCAACTTCTGCGTTATTTGGTTTAG gtAATACCCCAGATTATGTGGTGTATCATGAACTAGTAATGACAGCACGTGAATACATGCAATGTGTAACATCCGTGGATGGTCATTGGTTAGCTGAATTGGGTCCTATGTTTTTCTCTGTGAAAGAAACCGGACGTTCTGGACTCGCCAAACGTAAACAAGCTGCTGAACATTTACAAGAAATGGAATCACAAATGGAAGACGCACAAAAAGCAATCAAAGCGCGTAAAGAAGAAGAAGAGCGGAAAGAAGCTGCTTTGAGTAAGGGACAAGAGATTTTAACACCTGGAACAACTCCACGACGTACACCAGCAAGATTTggtttataa
- the LOC123295238 gene encoding pre-mRNA-splicing factor ATP-dependent RNA helicase PRP16 isoform X4 → MNPDEDESVHRLEGISNQKGGLIIKKKQPTFKVPQPSLLGLDKLAAQRRKERELENARKISFSNKDDDDSSSSSDSSGDEKLQESEKKSKRNYRLTYNETPTYTGGISKEAKDRLLDRLAKNREKGVYASTKDKREKRRDEYERNRHHDRYRERDRYYERNGGDSNRSESRTPRFKDEPQTPNLNVKETVSKSTWDEDDVGDYHRSRSSWDFPTPSVYKNSDDCRKGKIVDDTPRPTPVHRYNVWAKDRKKTGATPSVGNENVKWKSDEDKELWEEEQQRLDREWYNIDEGYDEENNPFSTISEEYTKKKEEQLEQRKKKRISAQQRQINKDNELWERNRMLTSGVVHTVDVNEDFDEESVDRVHLLVHNIVPPFLDGRIVFTKQPEPVIPVKDPTSDMALVSRKGSALVRAYREQKERRKAQKKHWELGGTTIGNIMGIKKKEDEPDAKMNVEEDTADYKADHKFADHMRGDVAVASDFAKKKSFEQQRRYLPAFAVRQELLNVIRENSVVIIVGETGSGKTTQLTQYLHEDGYTKYGMIGCTQPRRVAAMSVAKRVSDEMHTRLGDEVGYAIRFEDCTSEKTVIKYMTDGILLRESLREPDLDHYSAIIMDEAHERSLNTDVLFGLLREVVARRHDLKLIVTSATMDSSKFSMFFGNVPTFTIPGRTFPVEVMYSKNPVEDYVDAAVKQAIQIHLQPLSGDMLIFMPGQEDIEVTCEVLAERLSEIDTAPQLTILPIYSQLPSDLQAKIFQRSPEGSRKCVVATNIAETSLTVDGIIFVIDSGYCKLKVYNPRIGMDALQIYPISQANAGQRSGRAGRTGPGIAYRLYTRRQYQDELLAATVPEIQRTNLANTVLLLKSLGVRHLLQFHFMDPPPQDNILNSLYQLWILGALDNTGELTPLGKQMAEFPLDPPQCQMLIVSNQMGCTNEILIIVSMLSVPSIFYRPKGREEEADGVREKFQVPESDHLTYLNVYNQWKMNSYSANWCNEHFIHIKAMRKVREVRQQLKDILVQQKMEVTSCGTEWDIVRKCICSAYFHQAARLKGIGEYVNLRTGMPCHLHPTSALFGLGNTPDYVVYHELVMTAREYMQCVTSVDGHWLAELGPMFFSVKETGRSGLAKRKQAAEHLQEMESQMEDAQKAIKARKEEEERKEAALSKGQEILTPGTTPRRTPARFGL, encoded by the exons ATGAATCCTGATGAAGATGAAAGTGTTCATAGATTAGAGGGTATAAGTAACCAAAAAGGtggtttaattattaagaaGAAACAACCAACATTTAAGGTACCACAACCATCATTATTGGGCTTAGATAAACTAGCTGCTCAACGTCGTAAAGAACGTGAATTAGAAAATGctagaaaaatatcattttcaaacaAAGATGATGATGATTCATCATCTTCGTCTGATAGCTCCGGTGATGAAAAATTACAAGAATCAGAAAAGAAATCGAAACGGAATTATCGTTTAACATACAATGAAACTCCAACCTACACGGGTGGAATAAGTAAAGAAGCTAAAGATCGTCTGCTAGATCGTTTAGCCAAAAATCGTGAAAAAGGTGTTTATGCAAGTACAAAAGATAAACGTGAAAAACGTCGAGATGAATACGAACGAAATCGACATCACGATCGATACAGAGAACGTGATCGATATTATGAACGAAATGGTGGTGATTCGAATCGTAGTGAATCGAGAACACCTCGTTTTAAGGATGAACCACAAACACCGAATTTAAATGTGAAAGAAACAGTCTCTAAATCAACTTGGGACGAAGACGATGTGGGAGATTATCATAGATCTCGATCATCGTGGGATTTTCCTACTCCATCCGTTTACAAAAATTCTGATGATTG TCGTAAAGGAAAAATTGTTGACGATACACCACGACCTACACCTGTTCATCGCTATAATGTTTGGGCAAAAGATCGTAAAAAAACGGGTGCTACACCATCAGTTGgcaatgaaaatgtaaaatggaAATCGGATGAAGACAAAGAATTATGGGAAGAAGAGCAACAACGTTTAGATCGAGAAtg GTATAACATCGATGAAGGTTACGATGAAGAAAATAACCCATTTTCTACAATTAGCGAAGAATACACAAAGAAAAAAGAAGAACAACTAGAACAACGTAAAAAGAAACGAATATCAGCACAACAGAGACAAATTAACAAGGATAATGAATTATGGGAAAGAAATCGAATGTTAACGTCTGGAGTTGTACACACAGTTGATGTAAACGAAGATTTCGATGAAGAGAGTGTAGATCGTGTCCATTTGCTTGTACATAATATTGTTCCACCATTTCTTGATGGTCGAATAGTATTTACAAAACAACCAGAACCTGTAATTCCAGTCAAAGATCCAACATCAGATATGGCATTAGTATCACGTAAAGGTTCAGCTTTAGTTCGTGCCTATCGTGAGCAAAAAGAACGTAGGAAAGCGCAAAAGAAACATTGGGAGCTAGGCGGTACAACGATCGGAAATATAATGGGTATTAAAAAGAAAGAAGATGAACCTGACGCCAAAATGAATGTAGAAGAGGATACAGCTGATTATAAAGCGGATCATAAGTTTGCAGATCATATGCGTGGAGACGTTGCAGTTGCAAGTGATTTTGCAAAGAAAAAGTCTTTTGAACAACAACGTCGATATTTACCAGCGTTCGCAGTACGTCAAGAATTGTTAAATGTTATACGGGAGAATTCTGTAGTCATAATTGTAGGTGAAACTGGAAGCGGGAAAACAACACAATTAACACAGTACTTACATGAAGATGGTTATACGAAATATGGAATGATTGGATGTACGCAACCGCGTCGGGTCGCTGCTATGTCGGTCGCGAAACGTGTTAGTGATGAAATGCATACACGTTTAGGTGATGAAGTAGGTTACGCAATTCGTTTTGAGGATTGTACTTCTGAAAAAACTGTTATTAAATACATGACTGATGGTATTTTATTACGAGAATCCTTACGAGAGCCTGATTTGGATCATTATTCAGCAATTATTATGGACGAAGCTCACGAACGGTCTTTAAATACTGACGTACTATTTGGATTGTTACGTGAAGTTGTTGCCCGAAGgcatgatttaaaattaattgtaacatCAGCTACCATGGATTCtagtaaattttcaatgttttttggTAATGTTCCAACTTTTACTATTCCTGGTCGTACATTCCCTGTAGAGGTTATGTATAGTAAAAATCCTGTTGAAGATTATGTCGATGCAGCTGTTAAACAAGCAATACAGATTCATTTACAACCATTATCAGGTGATATGTTGATATTTATGCCGGGTCAGGAAGATATTGAAGTTACTTGTGAAGTTTTAGCGGAACGTTTATCAGAAATCGACACTGCTCCACAATTAACAATTTTACCAATTTATTCTCAATTGCCATCCGATTTACAAGCGAAAATATTCCAAAGGTCACCAGAAGGTTCACGGAAATGTGTGGTTGCTACAAATATTGCAGAAACTTCCTTAACAGTTGATG GTATTATATTTGTGATCGACTCGGGATATTGTAAACTGAAAGTTTACAATCCACGAATTGGTATGGATGCCTTACAAATTTACCCTATAAGTCAAGCAAATGCAGGCCAACGAAGTGGTAGAGCAGGGCGAACCGGTCCTGGTATTGCATATCGTTTGTACACTCGACGACAATATCAAGACGAATTATTAGCTGCAACGGTACCAGAAATTCAACGAACAAATCTAGCAAATACTGTcctattattaaaatctttagGTGTACGCCAtcttttacaatttcatttcatGGATCCTCCACCacaagataatattttaaattcattgtatCAATTATGGATCTTAGGTGCATTAGATAACACCGGAGAATTAACGCCATTAGGTAAACAAATGGCTGAGTTCCCATTGGATCCACCTCAATGTCAAATGTTAATTGTTAGCAATCAAATGGGTTgtacaaatgaaatattaattattgtctcAATGTTATCGGTCCCATCGATATTTTATCGCCCCAAAGGGCGTGAAGAAGAGGCTGATGGTGTTcgtgaaaaatttcaagtacCTGAAAGTGATcatttaacttatttaaatgtttataatcaaTGGAAAATGAATAGTTATTCAGCGAATTGGTGTAatgaacattttatacatataaaagcaATGCGAAAAGTTCGTGAAGTTCGCCAACAATTGAAAGATATACTTGTTCAACAAAAAATGGAAGTCACTTCTTGCGGTACTGAATGGGATATTGTTAGAAAATGTATCTGTTCAGCATATTTCCATCAAGCAGCTCGATTGAAAGGAATTGGTGAATACGTTAATTTGCGTACTGGAATGCCATGTCATTTACATCCAACTTCTGCGTTATTTGGTTTAG gtAATACCCCAGATTATGTGGTGTATCATGAACTAGTAATGACAGCACGTGAATACATGCAATGTGTAACATCCGTGGATGGTCATTGGTTAGCTGAATTGGGTCCTATGTTTTTCTCTGTGAAAGAAACCGGACGTTCTGGACTCGCCAAACGTAAACAAGCTGCTGAACATTTACAAGAAATGGAATCACAAATGGAAGACGCACAAAAAGCAATCAAAGCGCGTAAAGAAGAAGAAGAGCGGAAAGAAGCTGCTTTGAGTAAGGGACAAGAGATTTTAACACCTGGAACAACTCCACGACGTACACCAGCAAGATTTggtttataa